A single window of Dermacentor silvarum isolate Dsil-2018 unplaced genomic scaffold, BIME_Dsil_1.4 Seq591, whole genome shotgun sequence DNA harbors:
- the LOC119435272 gene encoding uncharacterized protein LOC119435272 isoform X3, giving the protein MFGVGEPPLVCQEAVFTRDRGPRAFLHPFSPYGRAVLRVTQHSQPPELRPGPPQKQARPEDGVDGADQGGLPNRGSTPPRKAPPLRRLDDEALKRSRLHSNQYELSQDLLDKQVEMLERKYGGVRARTAALTIQRAFRSHCMQKRFLDLASASKGERRLSRRIHALDLLAPSGASPPSSEGALPWSAHHRTPTKGALAEAAAAAAAASRRVPPQVPRRSSSIPGTTTTTAASSKENSGSWKHSTVSLGITFLGCFCLVIALQTVLRSAKS; this is encoded by the exons ATGTTCGGCGTCGGCGAGCCCCCGCTCGTCTGTCAGGAGGCCGTGTTCACTCGGGACCGTGGTCCGCGGGCATTCCTGCACCCGTTCAGCCCGTACGGCCGCGCCGTGCTGCGCGTCACCCAGCACAG CCAGCCGCCTGAGCTGCGGCCAGGTCCTCCCCAGAAGCAGGCTCGGCCTGAGGATGGGGTCGATGGGGCTGACCAGGGGGGCCTCCCCAACCGTGGCAGCACACCGCCCCGCAAAGCACCCCCACTGCGGCGCCTCGACGATGAGGCTCTCAAGCGGTCACGACTGCACTCCAACCA GTATGAGTTGTCGCAGGACCTTTTGGACAAGCAGGTGGAGATGTTGGAGCGCAAATATGGGGGCGTGCGGGCGCGCACGGCGGCACTGACCATCCAGCGGGCCTTCCGCAGCCACTGCATGCAGAAGCGCTTCCTGGACTTGGCCAGTGCGTCCAAGGGTGAACGTCGACTCTCGCGGCGCATCCATGCACTGGACCTGCTCGCTCCCTCCGGTGCCAGTCCGCCCTCATCCGAGGGTGCCCTGCCGTGGTCTGCTCACCATCGCACACCCACTAAAGGGGCCTTGGCGGAAGCGGCGGCAGCGGCTGCAGCCGCCAGCAGGCGGGTGCCCCCACAGGTGCCCCGACGGTCATCATCCATTCctggcaccaccaccacaactgcTGCTAGCTCAAAGGAAAACTCTGGAAGCTGGAAGCATAGCACGGTGAGTCTCGGAATTACGTTTTTAGGTTGCTTTTGTCTGGTTATAGCACTGCAGACTGTACTCAGATCTGCGAAAAGTTGA
- the LOC119435272 gene encoding IQ motif and SEC7 domain-containing protein 3-like isoform X2, translating into MWMPPASRCDELLLLWRCLALQAGLAGPGSALRVCRDRPSFRRYPAVDRQPPELRPGPPQKQARPEDGVDGADQGGLPNRGSTPPRKAPPLRRLDDEALKRSRLHSNQYELSQDLLDKQVEMLERKYGGVRARTAALTIQRAFRSHCMQKRFLDLASASKGERRLSRRIHALDLLAPSGASPPSSEGALPWSAHHRTPTKGALAEAAAAAAAASRRVPPQVPRRSSSIPGTTTTTAASSKENSGSWKHSTVSLGITFLGCFCLVIALQTVLRSAKS; encoded by the exons ATGTGGATGCCCCCCGCGAGCCGCTGCGACGAGCTGCTGTTGCTGTGGCGCTGCCTGGCCCTCCAGGCGGGCCTGGCGGGGCCCGGCTCGGCGCTGCGGGTCTGCCGCGACCGCCCGTCCTTCCGCCGCTATCCCGCGGTCGACCG CCAGCCGCCTGAGCTGCGGCCAGGTCCTCCCCAGAAGCAGGCTCGGCCTGAGGATGGGGTCGATGGGGCTGACCAGGGGGGCCTCCCCAACCGTGGCAGCACACCGCCCCGCAAAGCACCCCCACTGCGGCGCCTCGACGATGAGGCTCTCAAGCGGTCACGACTGCACTCCAACCA GTATGAGTTGTCGCAGGACCTTTTGGACAAGCAGGTGGAGATGTTGGAGCGCAAATATGGGGGCGTGCGGGCGCGCACGGCGGCACTGACCATCCAGCGGGCCTTCCGCAGCCACTGCATGCAGAAGCGCTTCCTGGACTTGGCCAGTGCGTCCAAGGGTGAACGTCGACTCTCGCGGCGCATCCATGCACTGGACCTGCTCGCTCCCTCCGGTGCCAGTCCGCCCTCATCCGAGGGTGCCCTGCCGTGGTCTGCTCACCATCGCACACCCACTAAAGGGGCCTTGGCGGAAGCGGCGGCAGCGGCTGCAGCCGCCAGCAGGCGGGTGCCCCCACAGGTGCCCCGACGGTCATCATCCATTCctggcaccaccaccacaactgcTGCTAGCTCAAAGGAAAACTCTGGAAGCTGGAAGCATAGCACGGTGAGTCTCGGAATTACGTTTTTAGGTTGCTTTTGTCTGGTTATAGCACTGCAGACTGTACTCAGATCTGCGAAAAGTTGA
- the LOC119435272 gene encoding uncharacterized protein LOC119435272 isoform X1, translating into MTEGVSCPQPDLVDRLRKLQESAAEKDKLIEADCLRIQELQNRVCLLQQEKAALLCDINDICTQLGYSDLEPLENESQPPELRPGPPQKQARPEDGVDGADQGGLPNRGSTPPRKAPPLRRLDDEALKRSRLHSNQYELSQDLLDKQVEMLERKYGGVRARTAALTIQRAFRSHCMQKRFLDLASASKGERRLSRRIHALDLLAPSGASPPSSEGALPWSAHHRTPTKGALAEAAAAAAAASRRVPPQVPRRSSSIPGTTTTTAASSKENSGSWKHSTVSLGITFLGCFCLVIALQTVLRSAKS; encoded by the exons ATGACCGAAGGTGTGAGCTGTCCACAACCAGACCTTGTTGACCGTCTGCGCAAGCTCCAAGAGAGCGCAGCGGAGAAAGACAAGCTCATCGAGGCCGATTGTTTGAGGATACAGGAGTTGCAGAACAGAGTGTGCTTACTTCAGCAGGAAAAAGCAGCGTTGTTATGCGACATAAACGACATTTGTACGCAGCTTGGATACTCCGACCTGGAGCCGCTCGAGAATGAAAG CCAGCCGCCTGAGCTGCGGCCAGGTCCTCCCCAGAAGCAGGCTCGGCCTGAGGATGGGGTCGATGGGGCTGACCAGGGGGGCCTCCCCAACCGTGGCAGCACACCGCCCCGCAAAGCACCCCCACTGCGGCGCCTCGACGATGAGGCTCTCAAGCGGTCACGACTGCACTCCAACCA GTATGAGTTGTCGCAGGACCTTTTGGACAAGCAGGTGGAGATGTTGGAGCGCAAATATGGGGGCGTGCGGGCGCGCACGGCGGCACTGACCATCCAGCGGGCCTTCCGCAGCCACTGCATGCAGAAGCGCTTCCTGGACTTGGCCAGTGCGTCCAAGGGTGAACGTCGACTCTCGCGGCGCATCCATGCACTGGACCTGCTCGCTCCCTCCGGTGCCAGTCCGCCCTCATCCGAGGGTGCCCTGCCGTGGTCTGCTCACCATCGCACACCCACTAAAGGGGCCTTGGCGGAAGCGGCGGCAGCGGCTGCAGCCGCCAGCAGGCGGGTGCCCCCACAGGTGCCCCGACGGTCATCATCCATTCctggcaccaccaccacaactgcTGCTAGCTCAAAGGAAAACTCTGGAAGCTGGAAGCATAGCACGGTGAGTCTCGGAATTACGTTTTTAGGTTGCTTTTGTCTGGTTATAGCACTGCAGACTGTACTCAGATCTGCGAAAAGTTGA